The following proteins are co-located in the Periplaneta americana isolate PAMFEO1 chromosome 12, P.americana_PAMFEO1_priV1, whole genome shotgun sequence genome:
- the LOC138711201 gene encoding steroid receptor RNA activator 1-like produces MDVKHMDEGDDEMKTKVTHHDPGWNDPPLFSYDSVSQSKTPKRGLLNKRVAFPLSSQSPSNVPPSTSVLPPLSTPASISNLPTVASKTTEVSNTTAETVEESSLGFQKEEALQRVTEAFEKILKDAADNVKKNESEIRRRLDIMKKMWEEDKLKPEIYSKMIQLSEALRNGNVDVADRIHVGLMVDHVSVCSPWMVGVRHLIHHVKSQAENTETQAEHTETS; encoded by the exons ATGGATGTGAAACATATGGACGAAGGAGATGACGAAATGAAGACAAAAG TAACACATCACGACCCGGGATGGAACGATCCTCCATTGTTTTCTTACGATTCTGTTTCACAATCAAAGACTCCGAAACGAGGGCTGCTCAATAAAAGAGTGGCATTTCCTCTGAGCTCGCAGTCACCCTCAAATGTGCCTCCATCAACAAGTGTACTTCCTCCATTGTCTACTCCAGCCAGTATATCGAATCTTCCAACTGTAGCAAGCAAAACTACTGAAGTGAGCAATACAACTGCAGAAACAGTTGAAGAAAGTAGTTTGGGCTTCCAAAAAGAAGAGGCCCTTCAAAGAGTGACAGAAGCTTTTGAAAAAATTCTCAAAGATGCTGCAGATAATGTGAAG AAGAATGAATCTGAAATTAGAAGAAGATTAGATATAATGAAGAAAATGTGGGAagaagataaattaaaacctGAGATCTATAGTAAAATGATACAGCTTTCTGAAG CCCTTAGGAATGGCAACGTGGATGTTGCTGACCGCATCCACGTGGGCCTGATGGTGGACCACGTGTCAGTGTGCAGTCCGTGGATGGTGGGTGTTAGACATCTGATCCACCACGTCAAGTCTCAAGCAGAAAATACAGAGACTCAAGCAGAACACACAGAGACGTCATGA